Within Desulfovibrio legallii, the genomic segment TTTTTGCAGGATCTCTTCAAGGATGGCGTCTCCTTTGACCCGGAAACGCTGCGCGTCTACGCTTCCGACGCCAGCCTGCGCACAGGCGTGGTGCTGGCCATGGTCCGCCCGGAAAATGCGGCGCAGCTCTGCGAGTTTATGCGCTGGGCCGAAGAACAGCGCGTGGTCGTCCATCCGCGCGGGCGCGGCACCAGCCTTTCCGGCGGCTGCGTGCCCACGGTTCCCGGCATTGTGGTTTCCATGCTGGGCATGGACAGGATTCTGGACATTTCCAAGGAAGACTTCGTGGCCGTGGTGGAGCCCGGCGTCAACACCGCGCTGCTCCAGGCGGAGTGCGAGAAGCTCGGCATGTTCTATCCGCCGGATCCGGCCAGCGGCAAGGCCACCAGCGTGGGCGGCAATGTGCTGACCTGTGCGGGCGGTCTGCGCGCCGTCAAGTACGGCGTCACCCGCGACTATGTGCTGGGCGTGGAAGCCGTGCTGCCCGGCGGCAAGATGGTCAAATTCGGCGGGCGGTCGCACAAGGACGTCATCGGGCTGGACCTGGGCCGCCTGTTTGTGGGCAGCGAAGGCAGCCTGGGCATTGTGACCAAGCTCACCCTCAAGCTCCTTCCCAAGCCCGAAGCCTCGGCCTCTGTGCTGGTGGGCTACCCTTCACTGGATGCGGCCCTGGCCTCCATGGGCAAGGTCTTTGCGGCGGGCATTCTGCCCTGTGCCGTGGAATTCATGAATGAAACCGTGCTGGAGATCCTGACCAAAACGGGCGAAGTGCCTTGGCCGGATACGGTCAAATCTCTGCTGCTGTTCCAGGTGGACGGCAGCCGCGATACCGTGCCCCTGGAAAACGCCCGGCTCTCCAAACAGCTGGACGACGCCCTCTGGCGCATGGAAGGCGTGGGCAAGGAAGAGGAGGACAAACTCTGGGCCTACCGGCGCAGGGTTTCGGCCGCCTCCTATGTGCTGGGGCCGGACCGCATCGGCGGGGACATGGCCGTGCCGCGCGGCTCCATTCTCAAGGCCGTGCGCCGGTTTGAAGAAATTGCCGCCGCCAACGGTAAACGGCTTATCGGCTTCGGGCACGCGGGCGACGGCAACATCCACGCCAACCTGCACTACGACGCCTCAGACCCGGACGACGCCCGCCGCACCCAGAAAACCCACCACGAGCTGGACGACGCCGCCCTGGAATTCGGCGGCAGCCTTTCCGGCGAACACGGGGGCGGCTGCCTCAAGGATGTAGGCAAACAGCTGGGCAAAGAGGAACACGCCCTGATGCGCGCCGTGCGGAAGGTTTTTGACCCCCACGGCATCCTCAATCCCGGCAAGGGGTACTAAGATGAAACGCGGATGCACACAGTGCGGCGAATGCCTCAACGTCTGCCCGGTCTACGCCTTGTTTAAGCGAGAGGAATACGCGCCCAAGGGCAAACGGCTGCTTATGGAACCCCTGGACGCCGAATACGGCGACGCCGCCACGGCGCAGCTCTCCTGGGAGCGCGTCCGCCATCTGGCCCGGCTCTGCGCCGGTTGCGGGCGCTGCCAGCGCGTTTGCGCGCGCAAGCTCTCCACCAGCGAACTGCTGGCCGACGCGCGGGCCAGAAACCCCCACTGGACGCAAAGCCTGTGGGAACTCTGGATCCGCCGGGCCGGGCCGCTCTGGCCCCTGGCCGGAAAAATCTCCATGCTCGCGCCCGACGCCGCCGTGCCCGCGGGGCTGCGTTCCTCTCTGGCCACGGCCCGCGCCCTGGTGGACCTGCCCCCCATCAAACCCTGGCTTACCCTCGCGCCCACGCAAAAAGCCCCGGGCACGCCTGTGGTCCTGTTCAGCGGCTGTACCGCCGTCAACGCCCGCCCGCGCTGGGTGGCCAAGGCACGCGAGCTGCTGGCCGCCTGGGGCTACCAGGTGCTGGACGGTTCCGCCTTTACCTGCTGCGGCGGCACCCTGCACCACGCAGGCCGCTACAAGGCCCAGGAGGCGGTGCGCCAGAAGAATCTTCAGGTCTGGCGCAACCTGGGCCGCCCCCTGGTGGCGAGCTTCTGCGCCTCGTGCAAGCACAGCCTGGACGAATACGCCGCAGTGCTGCCCGAAGGCGAGGCCGCCCAGTGGAAAGAGAAGTGCCGCGGCCTTTCCGCCCTGCTGGAGCATCCCCGCATCCAGGCCACGGCGGAAGCCCCGGCCGCAGCGGCCTACCACCAGCCCTGCCACTGGGGCACGGCCGATCCTGACCTGCCCTTGCTCAAACAGGGCCTGCCAGGCCTGAAAAAAGGCACGGGATTGTGCTGCGGCATGGGCGGCATCCTCAAAATGAGCAATCCGGATCTCTCCATGGACATGGCCCGCAAATGTATGGATGGCTTTGCCCCGGAGGCCCGTCACATTATCACCGGGTGCAGCGGTTGCGTCATGCAGCTTTCTTCCGTGGCCGCCGCAAAGCACAAGGAGGTACGCCACTGGCTGGATATCGTCGCCGTGGACGCCGGAAACTGAACCCGCCCCGCAACGACGGAAGAACCACATGCTAACCCCGCCCCCAGGGCGGACGAGGAGGCGTCTTTATGGCGAACAAATTTGAAGAATACGGCAAAAAATACGGCACCGTCATCGCCGTGCTGGTGGCCCTGCTGGTGTGGTGTCTGCCCACGCCGGAGGGCATGAACCTGACCCAGCACAAACTGCTGAGCATATTTTCCGGCGCGGTCATCCTTTGGGTAACGCTCAGCGTTTCCGTAGCCACCAGCAGCTTTATCATCGTTTCCCTGCTCTACTTCTGGGTAGGCAACGCCGAAGGCGCCCTGAAGGGCGGCTCGCTGGTGCACAATGCCGGGTTCGCCCTTTCCGGCTTTGCCTCGCCGGCCCTGTGGATGCTCATTACCGGCTTCATCATTTCCATCGCCATGACGGAAACGGGCATGGCGCGCCGGGTGGCCCTGCACCTTATGCGCAGGTTCGGCAAAACGCCCGGCGGGGCCATCCTTTCGCCCATGATCGCCAACCTGCTGGTTGCCCCCCTTACCCCTTCCAACACGGCCCGCACGGCGGCCATGCTGCCCATTGTGGAAGGCGTGGCCCAGGCCTACCGCGTAGAGCCCGGTAAAAGCAATTTCGGCAAAGCCCTCTTCCTGTCCAATACTTTTGCCTCCAACATCACGGCGGGCGGCTTTCTTACAGCCACCATCCCCAACCCCATTGCCATCGGCATGATCGTGGCCGCTCTGGGCACGGCCGCTTCCGTGACCTCCTGGGGCTTCTGGGCCCTGGCCGCCCTGCCCACCACGCTCATCGTGCTTGTGGGCAGCCAGTATGTGGTGCGCTGGCTCTTCCCGCCGGAAATGAAGACCATCCCCGGCGGGCTGGAATATGTGGAAACAGAGCTGCGCGCCATGGGGCCCACCACGCCCCGCGAAAAAAAGGCGCTGCTCTTCTTCAGCCTGGCGCTCCTCCTCTGGGCCACGGACATGTGGCACCACTTCAATTCCACCATGGTGGCCTTTGTGGTGAGCACGCTCATCCTGCTGCCCAAGGTGGGCGTTCTTTCCTGGAAGGAGGCGCAGAAATCCATCCCCTGGGAGCTCTTTGTCTATTTTGGCGGCGTCATCACCCTGAGCAACGTGCTGACCAAGACCAAGGCCTTTGAATGGGTCATCAAATCCGGCATCACGGGCCTGGGCCTCACCAATGTGGACATGATGCCCCTGATGATCGGCCTTATGGGCTTCACCATTTTCAGCCACATTATCTGGTCCACCACCACGGCCATGGCCGGCGTCATGATCCCCATTTACATCGGCCTGGCGCAGAGCTTTGGCTTTCCCGTGGCCGGCTTTGTGCTGCCTCAGGCCATTCTTATGGGCTACGCCCTGTTCCTGCCCTTCAACACCATGGGCAACATCATCATGTTCGGCGCGGGCTACTACACGGTGAGCGAGCAGCTCAAGGCGGCCTTTGCCGTGGGCCTGTTTGCCTGGGCGGCCTGGGCGCTGACCGCCGTGGCCTGGTTCCCCGTCATTGGTTTGTATTGATAAGGAGAGAAACGAACGATGAGTACAACCCGCAAACCCTTGCCGCCCATGGCGCGCGTGCGCCAGTGCTTTACGCGCCCCAAGGTGGACGACCCCGTAGCGGAAATGACCGCCCAGATGCGCCTGCTGGCCCCGCGCATTAAGCCCGGAACCACAGTGGGCATCACTGCCGGCAGCCGCGGCATTCAGAATATCTGCCCCATGCTGGCGGCCGCCATAGCCGTGGTGCGCCAATGCGGCGCAACCCCTGTACTGCTGGCCGCCATGGGCAGCCACGGCGGCGGCACGGCCCAGGGACAGAAGGAAGTTCTCGACAGCCTGGGCATCACGGAAAAAAATCTGGGTGTCAAGGTCATTACCTGCGATACCTGCCGCAGCATCGGCCAGACCCCGGACGGCCTGGTGGCCTATATGCTGGATTCGGCCTTTTCCGTGGACGCCATTATCCCCATCAACCGCGTTAAGACCCACACCTCCTTCAAGGGCTGCGTAGAAAGCGGCATGTGCAAAAAGCTGGTGGTGGGCCTGGGCGGCCCAGGCGGGGCCGGGCAGTTTCACAGCCTGGGGCAGGCCCAGCTGCCGCGCCTGCTGGTGGAGGTGGGCAAAATCATTCTGGAGAAAATGCCGGTCATCGGCGGCGTGGCCATTGTGGAGAACGCCTACGAAGAAACGGCGCGCATCGTGGCCCTGCCCGCCGAAGCCATGATCGAACAGGAAGTGGAGCTCTTGGCCTGGTCCAAAACCCTCATGCCCGCCCTGCCCGTGGACAGCCTGCACGGCCTTATTGTGGAGGAAATGGGCAAGAACTTCAGCGGCACCGGGGTGGACACCAACATCATCGGCCGCCTGCGCATTACCGGCGAAGCCGAGCCGGAGCGCCCCAAAATCCGCTATGTCTCCGTGCTGGATCTTTCGGAAGAATCCCACGGCAACGCCACGGGCATCGGGCTGGTGGACTTTACCACCCAAAAGCTGGTGGATAAGGTAGATCGCCGAGCCACCTACCTCAACAACCTCACCACCACCTTTGTGACCCGCGCCTTTCTGCCCACCTGGTTCGATACGGAGCAGGAAGCCCTGGAAACCATGATGTTCTGCCTGCGAAGCATCCCCAAGGATCAGGTGCGGCTGGTGCGCGTGCCCAACACCCTCTACCTTACGGACTTCTTCGCCACAGAGGCCGTGCTGCGCGATCTCACCGACGCAGCGCGCTTCACCCTGGTGCACGAACCGCGCCCGGTGCAGTTCGATGCCCAGGGGGCGCTGCTGGACCGCATTGGCAGGCCCCACCAGGCATAGCGCAACTACCGGCCATACAAGAATAAATGAAACGCGCCGCACGGGAATGCAACACCCCCGTGCGGCGCGACGACGTTTGCGCCTCTGTAACAGCCCCGCCTATCCCTGCTTCATGCCCGCTATAAGGTCGCTCAGCCGGCGGGCCTGCGCGGCCAGCTCGGCCACGGCCTTGGCGGCCTCGTCCATGGCGGTGGCCGTCTGCCCGGACATGTCGTTAACCTGGACGATGGACTGGTTGATCTCCTCACTGGCGGCGGACTGCTGCTCGCTGGCCGTGGCGATGGCGCTGACCTGATCCGCCGCACCGGCCACGCTCTCCACAATCTGTTGCAAGGCCGCGCCGGAATCTTCCGCATACTTGGTGGCTGTTTCCACCGCGCCCAGGGCCTTGTCCATAGCGTCCACGCTCTGGGCCGTGCTTGTCTGAATGGCGCGGATGGCGTTGCCCACATCGTTGGTGGAGGCCATGGTCTTTTCCGCCAGTTTGCGCACTTCGTCGGCCACTACGGCAAAGCCGCGTCCGGCCTCGCCCGCGCGGGCGGCCTCAATGGCCGCGTTGAGGGCCAGCAGGTTGGTCTGGTCCGCAATATCCGAAATGACGCCCATGATCTTGCTGATGGAGAGAGCGTGCTCATTGAGCGTGCCCATGTCCTCCTTAAGCGCCAGAGAAACGGTGTGCACCTCCGCAATGCTCTCCAGAGCGCCGCGCACCACGTCCGCGCCGTTGGTGGCGTTGGAGCGGGTGGTCTCCGCAGCGTTGGAGGCGTTGGCGGCGCTTTTGGCCACTTCCTGCACGGTGGCGTTCATTTCATTCATGGCCGTGGCGGCCTCGCCCAGGCGCTGCGCCGAAGCGGCGGCCCCGCGGTTGACCTGCTCCACCTGGGCCGCCAGCTGGTCGGAGGCGCTGGAAATAACGCTGACTACCTCTTCCAGCTGCCCGGCGGCAGCCAGCATGCCTTCGCGGCGGGCGCTTTCGGCCTTTCGGGCCGCTTCTTCGGCCTTGGCCGTGGCCTGTCGGGCCTCTTCGCCAGCCTGTTCCGCAGCCTGAGTCTTGGCCGCGCTTTCGTCCAGCAACTGCTTGATGTTGCCCACCATATGGCCCATAGCCTGGCCCAGGACGCTGAATTCGTCCCCCCGGCGGCGGGCCGCATCCAGCAGAGCCGTCTCCTGCGCGTCCAGCTCCAGATGGCCCCCGGCCGCAGCTTCGGCCAGGGAGGAAATGCCGCCCAAAAGCCGCACCATGCCGCGCACGGCCAAAAAGATAATGCCGCCCACCAGGAGCACGCAGCCCAGGGTCAGCAACGCGCTGTTGGAGAGCATGGCGCGCACGGGGCTGAAAATTTCCGCCCGGTCAAATTCCACGCACAGAATCCAGCCCTCCACGGGCATGGTCTTGTAGTAGAGGCCTTTCTCTTCCCCCTGGGCGTTCACAAAACGGGTGCGGCCCTGGCCCTGGCGCAGCAGCTCCTGCACATGGGGAACGGCGCTTTCGTCCTTGCCCATGCGCTTGGCCTCGGGGTGCAGCACCATCCGGCCCTTGAGGTCGTAAGCGTAAACCAGGCCCTTGCTGCCCACCTTGATCAGATCTGTCGTGCCGGCAGCCAGGTCGGCGTTGGCGATGCCCGCCATGACGATGGCCGCCACCTTCCCTTCACGCTTGATGGGAAAGGCCGCCACCGTGGCCGTCTTGCCCGTGGCAGCGCTGATGATGCCCTCCACACAGGGCTCACCCTGGCGGGCCTTGAGGTAATAATTCCGGCTGGCAAAGCTGGTGCCGACGAATTTTTCGTTGGCCTGGCCCGCCCCCTTGAGGTGGTGCCCCAGCACCATGCCGTCCGGGGCCAGCAGCCCGGCGAAGTACACACTGCGGTTGTTGTCTGTAAACGAGCGCAGGGCCTTGTCCGCGCGCTGGGCCAGATTGCCGTGCAGCACGTCCGCATCGCCGCGCTCATAGGCGTCTATGTAATCGCTGATGCGCTGATTTTCCGAAAGCGTTTTCAGGGATTCCGTAAGCCCCAGAAAAACGCCGTTCAGGCCGATGCTCTGGCTTTCCAGAAGCGCGCTCATATCTGTGCGGATCTGCGCGCGCAGAGCTTCCTCCGCCATCTTGTAGCTTACGCCCGCCACCAGGAGCAGCCCGGCTATGGCAGGCAGCAGTATCCCCAGCGACATTTTCTTCAATAACCCGATTTTCATGCCGTTCCTCTGTGCGTCAAACAGTTTCGGGCCAAGGCCCTAACCCGGGAAGTCTTTTTTTACAATACCGTTAAAATCCCCTTGAGCGCCGATTCACCGCCCCCCCCTCCAAGCGCTGCTGTTGTTTCTCTCCGTTCCTTTCGTAACTTTCTGAAATTTCTTTAGCTGTCTCCAAAAGCCGTTCCACAACACAAAATTGTTTCGTTAAAAAATCCGCTTGGGCCAGTATTATTTTTTTACAATCAATTTCAATTGATTATCTATGTGTCCATTTTTTTCAACAATAAAGTACTTTTTTACAAAAATGTTTTGATTGCGCACGCAGATAATAAAAAAAATTAATTATTAAAGATAGATATGTGTGCGGCACACTTTCTGCACAAAGCGTGAACAGCGCACAAACGCGCAACGCCAAACCAAGAGGAAAAATCATGCGACAGGTAGCTATTTACGGCAAGGGCGGCATCGGCAAGTCCACCACCACACAGAACCTCAACGCCGGCCTGGCTGAGATGGGCAAGCATATTATGATCGTGGGCTGCGACCCCAAGGCCGACTCCACCCGCCTTATCCTGGGCGGCCTGGCCCAGCAGAGCGTGCTGGACACCCTGCGGGAAGAAGGCGAGGACATCGACCTTGATCTCGTCCTGAAGGAAGGTTTCGGGGGCATCCGCTGTGTGGAATCCGGCGGTCCTGAACCGGGCGTGGGCTGCGCCGGGCGCGGCATCATCACCTCCATCGGCCTGCTGGAACGCCTGGGGGCCTACACCGAAGACCTGGACTACGTGTTTTACGACGTGCTGGGCGACGTGGTCTGCGGCGGCTTCGCCATGCCTATCCGTGAAGGCAAAGCCCGGGAAATCTACATCGTGGCCTCGGGCGAGATGATGGCCCTCTACGCGGCCAACAACATCTGCAAGGGCATCAAAAAGTACGCCAACACCGGCGGCGTGCGCCTGGGCGGCATCATCTGCAACAGCCGCAACGTGGACGGCGAGGCCGACCTCGTCTCCGCCGTGGCCAAAGAAATCGGCACCCAGATGATCCACTTCGTCCCGCGCGACAACATGGTGCAGCGCGCGGAAATCAACAAGCAGACCGTCATCCAGTTCGACCCCTCCTGCACGCAGGCCAGTCAGTACCGCACCCTGGCCCAGAAGATCGACGGCAACGACATGTTTGTGGTGCCCAAGCCCCTCTCCCAGGAGCGCCTGGAAGAGCTGCTGATGGAACACGGTCTGCTGGACGCCTAACCCCCAAGCCACTCACGGAGAACACCCATGCAAATGATCCGCACCATCATCCGGCCCGAAAAAACCACGGAAGTGCTTTCCGAGCTCCTGGCGGCGGGTTTTCCCGCCGTGACCAAGCTCGACGTGGTGGGCCGCGGCAAGCAGAAGGGCATCATGGTCGGCGACATCCAGTACGACGAAATCCCCAAGCAGATGCTCATTCTGGTGGTCAGCGACGAAGATAAGGACGACGCCGTCCGCGTGATTCTGCGCACCGCCAAAACCGGCGACGGCCACTATGGCGACGGACGCATCTTTGTCTCCGCCGTCAGCGATGCCTGGACCATCAGCAGCGGCAAGGCCGGGCTCTAGGAGGCCGTTATGCAGGAAATTGTAGCAATGGTCCGCGCCAATATGGTGGCCCCCACCAAGGAGGCCCTGGCCAAGGCGGGCTGCCCCTCCTTCACCTGTATGAAGTGCCTGGGCCGCGGCAAAAAGGGCATGGACCCCGCCACTCTGCGCATGGTTATGGAAAGCGGCGAACTGCCCCGCACCCCCGACGGCGAGGCCCTTACCGAGGTGGGCCGCCTCATCCCCAAGCGCCTCTTCAACATCTGCGTGCCCGACGACAAGGTGGAGGCCGTGGTTCAGGCCCTCATCGCGGCCAACAGCACGGGCCACCCCGGCGACGGAAAAATCTTCGTCGTTCCGGTGGAGGAATCCTATGTGGTCCGCACCGGCGAGCGCGCCGACGCATAAGGAAGGTAACGAGTATGACAATGGACGCCAACGCCGTAGTGCTTGAGCGCTACAACGCCAAAGTTTTTAAAAACCGCAAGGAGCATATGCTCCGGGTGGACCCGGCGGCGGAGCAGCAGCAGATCATCGCCAACACCCGCGCCATTCCCGGCATCATGACCAACCGGGGCTGCTGTTACGCGGGCTGCAAGGGCGTGGTGCTGGGCCCCATCAAGGATATGGTGCTTATCACCCACGGCCCCGTGGGCTGCGGCTTCTACAGCTGGGGCACGCGCCGCAACAAGGCCAAGCCCGAAGACGGAAGCAAGGATAACTTCATCCAGTACTGCTTCACCACCGACCTGCAGGAGCCGGACATCGTCTTCGGCGGCACCAAGAAGCTCAAGAAGGCCATCGACGAGATCATGGAGCTCATGCACCCCAAAACCATCATGATCGCCGCCACCTGCCCCGTGGGCCTTATCGGCGACGACATCCAGGCCGTGGCCTCCGAAGCGGAGAAAGAATACGGCATCCGCTGCGTGGCCTACAGCTGCGAAGGCTATAAGGGCGTGAGCCAGTCCGCCGGGCACCACATCGCCAACAACGGTCTGATGAAGAAGGTCATCGGCACCGGCGAATACGAGCCGGCCACCAAATACTCCGTCAACATCCTCGGCGAGTACAACATCGGCGGCGACGGCTGGGAGCAGGAACGCATCCTCAAAAAGATCGGCTACGAGGTGGTCTCCATCTTCACGGGCGACGGCTCCGTTGAGCGCATTGCCAGCTCCCACAAGGCCAACCTCAACCTGGTCCAGTGCCACCGCTCCATCAACTACATCGCCGAAATGATGAAGACCAAGTACGGCGTGGATTGGCTCAAGGTCAACTTCATCGGCATCGAAGGCACCATAGAAAGCCTGCGCCACATGGCCGCCTACTTCGGCGACCCGGCCCTCATCCAGCGCACGGAGGAAGTCATCGCCGAAGAGCTGGCCGAAATCCAGGACCAGGTAGAGGCCTACAAAGCCCGCCTCAACGGCAAAACCGCGGCGCTCTTCGTGGGCGGCAGCCGCTCCCACCACTATCAGGGCCTGCTTAAAGAGCTGGGCGTCAGCACCGTGCTGGCCGGCTACGAATTCGGCCACCGTGACGACTATGAAGGCCGCGAGATCATCCCCACCATCAAGGAAGATGCGGACAGCAAAAACATTGAGCACCTGGACGTGACCAAGGACGAGCAGAAGTACCACGCCTTCCTCACCCAGGAGCAGTACGACAAGCTGGCTGCGGAAATCCCGCTGGAAAAGTATGCCGGCATGGTCAAGGACATGGACGAAGGCTCCTATGTGGTGGACGACCTCAATATGTACGAGGCCGACAAGTTTGTGGAAGTGCTTAAGCCGGACATCTTCTTCTCCGGCATTAAGGACAAATACGCCCTGCAAAAGGCCGGGACTCTCTCGCGCCAGCTGCACTGCTATGACTACAGCGGCCCCTACGCGGGCTTCAAGGGCGCCGTGCAGTTTGGCCACGACGTCTGCATGGGCTACTTCACCCCGGCGTGGCACATGGTCACCCCGCCCTGGAAGACGCGCGCCACCCTGCAAGGCTCTGTGGGAGAAAAGTAATGCTTGACCTTACCCCCAAAACCCATCTGAACCGCTCGGGCATCCTCATCAACCCGTGCAAGACCTGCCAGCCCGTGGGCGCGCTCTTCGCGGCGCTGGGCGTGCACAACTGCATGCCCTACAGCCACGGCTCCCAGGGCTGCGTCTCCTACCACCGTACCTACCTCACCCGCCACTTCAAGGAACCGGCCATCGCCTGCACCAGCTCCTTTACCGAAGGCGCGTGCGTGTTTGGCGGCGGGCCCAACATCCGCCAGGGCGTCAAAAACGCCTTCGACGTCTACAACCCCGACATCATTGCCGTGCATACCACCTGTCTTTCCGAAACCATCGGCGACGACCTCAATACCTATATTGAGGAAATGGACATCCCCGACGGCAAGTATGTGGTGCACTGCAACACGCCGAGCTATGTGGGTTCGCACATCACGGGCTTCGGCAACATGATGGCGGGCTTCATCAAATACCTGGCCGCCAAGGGAAAGGCCACGGAAACCGTGGCCGTATTCCCCGGCTTCGTAAACCCCGGCGACGTGCGCGAATACAAGCACCTGCTCCGGCACATGAAGCTCAAAAACATCATGTTCCCCGACTGCAGCAATGTCATGGACGCGCCCATGACCGGCAAGTACAAGATGTACCCCGACGGCGGCACCACCATTGAGGAAATCAAGGCGCTGGGCTCCTGCCGCAAGGTTCTGGCCCTGGGCCGCCTCACCAGCGACGAGCCCGCCGCCCAGCTCAAGCGCAGGTGCGGCGTGGAATACGACCTGCTGCCCCTGCCCATCGGCCTGGCCGACACGGACGCCTTCATCATGGCCATGGCCAACCTCAACGGCGGGGACGTGGACGCGGCCCTGGAAGAGGAACGCGGCCGCCTGGTGGACCTTATGCTGGACGCCAACCCCTACTACTACGGCAAAAGGGTGGCCGTGTACGGCGACCCGGACACGGTGCTGGGCCTCACCCGCTTCTGTCTGGAGCTCGGCATGACGCCCGCCTATGCCCTTACGGGCACGCCCGGTGAGGCTTTTGTCAAGCTGGCCACGGCCCTGTTCAAGGAATACGGCAAGGAAGAAGAGTGCAAGGCCTTTGCCGCCAAAGACCTCTTTGACCTCCATCAGTTCATCAAAAACGAACCCGTGGACCTTTTGCTGGGCAACTCCCACGGCAAGCAGATCGCCAAGGCCGAGGGCATCCCGCTGGTGCGGGTGGGCTTCCCCATCCTGGACAGGTACGGCCACCCCGCCCTGCCCATGGTGGGCTACCGCGGGGCCTTCCTGCTGGCCACCCACATCGCCGACGCGCTCATGGATCAGTTCGACCGCGTTTGCGCCGACGAGGACATGGATCTGGTTATGTAGCGGCCGCCCGGCCGCAGACGCACAAGGCATACAAACAAGGGCCGGGGGATCTTCCCCCGCCCTCCCCAAGGGGGTTGTCATGAGCATGGAAGTTCTGGAAGAACGCCGCACCTCCATTCAGGAAAAAGGCCGCGGTGGCTGCTGCGGCGACGGCCTGCGCTGTGATACGGCCAGCGTGGCCGGGGCCGTGAGCCAGCGAGCCTGCGTGTACTGCGGCGCGCGCGTGGTGCTCAACCCCATTACGGACGCCTTCCACATCGTGCACGGGCCCATCGGCTGCTCCAGCTACACCTGGGACATCCGGGGCAGCCTTACCAGCGGTTCTGAATTGTACCGCAACAGTTTTTCCACGGACCTGCAGGAAAAAGACATCGTCTTCGGCGGCGCGGAAAAACTCACCCGCGCCATAGACGAAGCCGTGGCCCAGTACAAGCCCAAACTGATCTTCGTTTACGCCACCTGCATCGTGGGCGTTATCGGCGACGACGTGGAGGCCGTGTGCCGTCGGGCCGAGGCGCAGTACGGCATCCGGGTTATCGCGGTCAAAGCGCCGGGCTTTTCCGGCACCAAGTCCACAGGTTACCGCATGGCCTGCAACGCCCTCATGCAGCTCATGCTGCCCCACGCCGACCAGCCCCGCGTCAAGGGCGTGAACATCCTGGGCGACTACAACCTGGCCGGCGAAATGTGGATCATTAAAAACTACCTCAAGGCCATGGGCATCCCCGTGGTGGCCACCATGACCGGCGATGCCGCCTACGAAACGCTCATCCGCGCCCCTGCGGCTCAGCTCAATATCGTGCAGTGCGCGGGCTCCATGATGTATCTGGCCCGGCGTATGGAGGACGAGCTGGGCGTGCCCTGGATGCGCGCCAGCTTCTTTGGCGTGGAGGATACCTCCACCGCCCTGCGCCAGGTGGCGGAACGCCTGGGCGACGCCGCGGCCAAGGCCAAGGCCGAAGCCCTGATCCGGGAACGCGCCGCCGCGGCCACCAACTTTCTGGAGCGCTACAAGCCCCACTTCGTGGGCAAAAAGGCCGCCATCTTTGTGGGCGGCGGCTTCAAGGCCATCTCCCTCATCCGGCAGTTCAACGAAATGGGCATTGAAACCGTGGTGGTGGGCACGCAAACCGGCAAGCCTGAGGACTATGAAGTCATCGAGAGCCTGGTGAACCCCGGCACCGTCATCCTGGACGACGCCAACCCTGCCGAGCTTGAGACCTTTATGCGCGAAAAAGGCGCGGACATCCTGGTGGGCGGCGTTAAGGAGCGGCCCCTGGCCTACAAGCTGGGCATCGCCTTCTGCGACCACAACCACGAGCGCAAGCACGCCCT encodes:
- the nifH gene encoding nitrogenase iron protein; protein product: MRQVAIYGKGGIGKSTTTQNLNAGLAEMGKHIMIVGCDPKADSTRLILGGLAQQSVLDTLREEGEDIDLDLVLKEGFGGIRCVESGGPEPGVGCAGRGIITSIGLLERLGAYTEDLDYVFYDVLGDVVCGGFAMPIREGKAREIYIVASGEMMALYAANNICKGIKKYANTGGVRLGGIICNSRNVDGEADLVSAVAKEIGTQMIHFVPRDNMVQRAEINKQTVIQFDPSCTQASQYRTLAQKIDGNDMFVVPKPLSQERLEELLMEHGLLDA
- a CDS encoding P-II family nitrogen regulator, which encodes MQMIRTIIRPEKTTEVLSELLAAGFPAVTKLDVVGRGKQKGIMVGDIQYDEIPKQMLILVVSDEDKDDAVRVILRTAKTGDGHYGDGRIFVSAVSDAWTISSGKAGL
- a CDS encoding P-II family nitrogen regulator, producing MQEIVAMVRANMVAPTKEALAKAGCPSFTCMKCLGRGKKGMDPATLRMVMESGELPRTPDGEALTEVGRLIPKRLFNICVPDDKVEAVVQALIAANSTGHPGDGKIFVVPVEESYVVRTGERADA
- the nifD gene encoding nitrogenase molybdenum-iron protein alpha chain encodes the protein MTMDANAVVLERYNAKVFKNRKEHMLRVDPAAEQQQIIANTRAIPGIMTNRGCCYAGCKGVVLGPIKDMVLITHGPVGCGFYSWGTRRNKAKPEDGSKDNFIQYCFTTDLQEPDIVFGGTKKLKKAIDEIMELMHPKTIMIAATCPVGLIGDDIQAVASEAEKEYGIRCVAYSCEGYKGVSQSAGHHIANNGLMKKVIGTGEYEPATKYSVNILGEYNIGGDGWEQERILKKIGYEVVSIFTGDGSVERIASSHKANLNLVQCHRSINYIAEMMKTKYGVDWLKVNFIGIEGTIESLRHMAAYFGDPALIQRTEEVIAEELAEIQDQVEAYKARLNGKTAALFVGGSRSHHYQGLLKELGVSTVLAGYEFGHRDDYEGREIIPTIKEDADSKNIEHLDVTKDEQKYHAFLTQEQYDKLAAEIPLEKYAGMVKDMDEGSYVVDDLNMYEADKFVEVLKPDIFFSGIKDKYALQKAGTLSRQLHCYDYSGPYAGFKGAVQFGHDVCMGYFTPAWHMVTPPWKTRATLQGSVGEK
- a CDS encoding nitrogenase component 1 — translated: MLDLTPKTHLNRSGILINPCKTCQPVGALFAALGVHNCMPYSHGSQGCVSYHRTYLTRHFKEPAIACTSSFTEGACVFGGGPNIRQGVKNAFDVYNPDIIAVHTTCLSETIGDDLNTYIEEMDIPDGKYVVHCNTPSYVGSHITGFGNMMAGFIKYLAAKGKATETVAVFPGFVNPGDVREYKHLLRHMKLKNIMFPDCSNVMDAPMTGKYKMYPDGGTTIEEIKALGSCRKVLALGRLTSDEPAAQLKRRCGVEYDLLPLPIGLADTDAFIMAMANLNGGDVDAALEEERGRLVDLMLDANPYYYGKRVAVYGDPDTVLGLTRFCLELGMTPAYALTGTPGEAFVKLATALFKEYGKEEECKAFAAKDLFDLHQFIKNEPVDLLLGNSHGKQIAKAEGIPLVRVGFPILDRYGHPALPMVGYRGAFLLATHIADALMDQFDRVCADEDMDLVM
- the nifE gene encoding nitrogenase iron-molybdenum cofactor biosynthesis protein NifE, yielding MSMEVLEERRTSIQEKGRGGCCGDGLRCDTASVAGAVSQRACVYCGARVVLNPITDAFHIVHGPIGCSSYTWDIRGSLTSGSELYRNSFSTDLQEKDIVFGGAEKLTRAIDEAVAQYKPKLIFVYATCIVGVIGDDVEAVCRRAEAQYGIRVIAVKAPGFSGTKSTGYRMACNALMQLMLPHADQPRVKGVNILGDYNLAGEMWIIKNYLKAMGIPVVATMTGDAAYETLIRAPAAQLNIVQCAGSMMYLARRMEDELGVPWMRASFFGVEDTSTALRQVAERLGDAAAKAKAEALIRERAAAATNFLERYKPHFVGKKAAIFVGGGFKAISLIRQFNEMGIETVVVGTQTGKPEDYEVIESLVNPGTVILDDANPAELETFMREKGADILVGGVKERPLAYKLGIAFCDHNHERKHALGGFEGVENFTREVNLSLNSPVWRYTRGNNTYAATAARQAARVREALATRA